One stretch of Zingiber officinale cultivar Zhangliang chromosome 6B, Zo_v1.1, whole genome shotgun sequence DNA includes these proteins:
- the LOC121993105 gene encoding UDP-N-acetylglucosamine diphosphorylase 1-like: MSGMVVGSEMGRRGTPSPPPPPPQELLERLKDYGQEDAFAFWDELHPDERDILVKDIESMDLPRLDRIIRCSLGSQGQSLPAIEPVPETSVSTVEMRSAEEKERWWKRGLKVISEGKLAVVLLSGGQGTRLGSSDPKGCFNIGLPSGKSLFQLQAEKILCVQKLAAQANDVGITPIQWYIMTSPFTDDATRKFFESHKYFGLEADQVKFFQQGTLPCVSTDGRFIMETPYKVAKAPDGNGGLYSALKSTKLLEDMSSRGVKYVDCYGVDNALVRVADPTFLGYFIDKGVAAAAKVVRKAYPQEKVGVFVQQGRGGPLRVVEYSEMDASMAIETNQTTGRLRYCWSNVCLHMFTLDFLNQVAINLERDSIYHLAEKKIPSIHGSTVGFKLEHFIFDAFAYAPSMALFEILREEEFAPVKNVNGASYDTPDSAKLMLLRLHSRWVVAAGGFLTHSVPLYLTGVEISPLCSYAGENLEAICRGRTFHAPCEITY; this comes from the exons ATGAGCGGGATGGTGGTTGGATCCGAGATGGGACGGCGGGGGACGCCGTCaccgcctccgccgccgccgcaggAGCTTCTGGAGCGGCTCAAGGACTACGGCCAAGAGGACGCCTTCGCCTTCTGGGACGAACTTCATCCGGATGAGCGCGACATCCTCGTCAAGGACATTGAG AGCATGGATCTTCCAAGGCTTGATCGGATCATTAGATGTTCGCTTGGTTCTCAGG GGCAGTCGTTGCCTGCCATTGAGCCAGTGCCAGAGACCAGCGTCTCAACTGTGGAAATGAGATCTGCAGAGGAAAAGGAAAGGTGGTGGAAGCGAGGTTTGAAGGTCATTTCAGAAGGAAAGTTAGCTGTCGTACTTCTCTCTGGTGGACAG GGTACCCGACTTGGAAGTTCAGATCCCAAGGGATGTTTCA ATATTGGACTTCCATCAGGAAAATCACTTTTTCAACTTCAAGCTGAGAAAATTTTGTGTGTTCAAAAACTTGCAGCTCAGGCAAATGATG TTGGTATTACGCCAATTCAATGGTACATAATGACGAGTCCATTTACTGATGATGCTACTCGTAAATTCTTTGAAAGTCATAAATATTTTGGATTGGAAGCTGATCAG GTGAAATTTTTCCAACAAGGTACTCTTCCCTGTGTTTCCACGGATGGCAGATTTATCATGGAGACGCCGTATAAG GTGGCGAAGGCTCCTGATGGAAATGGAGGGTTGTATTctg CTCTTAAATCTACAAAATTACTAGAAGATATGTCCTCGAGAGGGGTCAAATATGTTGATTGTTATGGGGTTGATAATGCACTG GTTCGTGTTGCTGATCCAACATTCTTAGGATATTTTATTGATAAAGGTGTCGCTGCAGCAGCAAAGGTTGTTCGCAAG GCTTATCCACAAGAGAAAGTTGGGGTCTTTGTTCAACAAGGCAGAGGTGGGCCTCTCAGGGTGGTTGAATACAGTGAGATGGATGCATCAATGGCTATTGAGACCAACCAGACCACTGGGCGCCTTCGCTATTGCTGGAGTAAT GTATGCTTGCATATGTTCACTCTGGATTTCCTGAATCAAGTGGCAATTAACCTTGAAAGGGACAGCAT TTACCACCTCGCCGAGAAGAAAATTCCCTCTATCCATGGATCCACTGTTGGGTTTAAGCTAGAGCATTTCATCTTTGATGCATTTGCATATGCTCCATCTATGGCACTTTTTGAG ATTTTGAGGGAGGAGGAATTTGCACCAGTTAAGAATGTAAACGGGGCAAGCTATGACACTCCTGACAGTGCCAAACTGATGCTTCTTCGCCTCCACAGTCGCTGGGTAGTCGCTGCTGGAGGATTCCTAACACATTCTGTGCCTCTGTACTTGACTG GCGTTGAAATCTCTCCACTTTGCTCCTATGCCGGGGAGAACCTCGAAGCCATATGCCGTGGAAGGACATTCCACGCACCTTGTGAGATCACCTACTAG
- the LOC121993116 gene encoding thioredoxin O, mitochondrial-like, protein MASRRVASLLRRFAITSASRHPAPIHSQSPLPFLLLPLPSATAESPSSAHLGLSLPNPLFSSRLFSSASGPSNIVLIQSGDQLTDALKKAQDDKVPAIFYFTAVWCGPCRVIAPFIEEMSHKFLHVTTYKVDIDQEGLGSILSSLQIHSVPTFQFFHNGKKATEVVGADKKQLEETFKSLYKQE, encoded by the exons ATGGCGTCGAGAAGGGTTGCGAGCCTCCTCCGCCGTTTCGCCATCACCTCTGCGTCGCGGCATCCCGCGCCTATACACTCTCAAAGTCCTCTTCCGTTCTTGTTGCTCCCGCTCCCGTCGGCGACCGCTGAGTCGCCTTCTTCTGCTCACCTCGGCCTCTCCCTCCCGAACCCTTTATTCTCCTCCCGACTGTTCTCCTCCGCTTCGG GTCCGTCAAACATTGTTCTTATTCAGTCTGGGGATCAGCTCACTGACGCGCTGAAGAAGGCCCAGG ATGATAAAGTGCCAGCCATCTTTTACTTCACGGCTGTGTGGTGCGGACCTT GCAGGGTTATAGCCCCATTTATTGAGGAAATGAGCCACAAATTTTTGCATGTCACAACGTACAAGGTTGACATTGATCAG GAGGGCCTTGGAAGTATACTGAGCAGTCTGCAGATTCACTCTGTG CCAACCTTTCAATTTTTCCACAATGGCAAAAAGGCTACTGAAGTTGTCGGTGCTGATAAGAAACAACTCGAGGAGACATTTAAAAGCTTGTACAA GCAGGAATAA